The proteins below come from a single Takifugu flavidus isolate HTHZ2018 chromosome 6, ASM371156v2, whole genome shotgun sequence genomic window:
- the kif16ba gene encoding kinesin-like protein KIF16B isoform X1, with amino-acid sequence MASVRVAVRVRPMNRREKDLTATSIVKMEGNKTSITNMKSLESITGESMRDRVKTFTYDFSYDSSDCKISAFVSQEKVFKDLGLDVLKAAFEGYNACVFAYGQTGSGKSYTMMGVPGDAGLIPRFCEGLFGRIAEATRWDAASFRTEVSYLEIYNERVRDLLRRKSTQTYNLRVREHPKDGPYVEDLSKHLVQNYSDVEDLMEAGNINRTTASTGMNDVSSRSHAIFTINFTQAKFDAEMPSETVSKIHLVDLAGSERADATGATGVRLKEGGNINKSLVTLGNVISSLADMSSDGVNSNQKKSVFVPYRDSVLTWLLKDSLGGNSKTIMIATISPADVNYGETLSTLRYANRAKNIINKPTINEDSNVRLIRELRAEIARLKALLVQGNQIALLDSPTALSMEEKLHQNEARVLELTKEWTNKWNETQNILKEETLALRKEGIGVVLDSELPHLIGIDDDLLSTGIILYHLKEGRTYVGREDASTEQDIVLHGLDLESEHCMFENKNGTVTLAPFSGAQCSVNGVLVTEPSQLNQGAVILLGRTNMFRFNHPKEAAKLREKRKSGLLSSFSLSMTDLSQSCENLSTVMLYNPGKHHEDRKPIRTCQPGHSSKMSSRICLFSGKGSFLLRLEFERQQREELEKLEFKRRLIKEMEAKHQSEKADLERLQQEVESQRKESEQVQQRILRQEESLRRRSQDIESRLRDFLAEKERFEKERCLEILGPRLQQHHWQQEGKVDEEQRRWQDATEQTEIYRELERLKREREEQKLHLEAQHRRLEEQEREQLSLVGRLEEQLREKHEEASTLLIRDNAHRLEEEHQALAEIREALLRAKEAGERLGPQDGSKLAKSAQDRYSNFKEAQVKELGQLEMELLQQRERLEKEAGVERNTLLLLNCSLRERQQQDREETQGVAALCLEEQLLKQAEHKLQFKERQLSRIVGLLPALTEEKQRAMETLERSGGVDSGNPPGLNNTLYQVEKELEDQEEKLKLHRHSAQQLQQLQETYEFTANVARQEEKVRRKEKEILESKEKQQREAMEQAVARLERRHSALRRSISLEPEDEELRQRSCRNLKTSTELDQQRVEQEIQKLKRRISEGEETRSHSGGSDEKISPVHLHSLSPLLPPLSDDSRIKAYIEEEVQRRLRNINLMNGCSSTLDPSMSCQSLGDEEKLLNLNPRRHKYEHLISRSLGTSATLWEPVRISVPRYFLRGQGKDEHFEFEVKITVHNDTWTVFRRYSRFREMHRSLKLKYPELAALEFPPKKLFGNRDERMVAERRNHLERYLRNLFQVMLLSSDSPLRPDGGLQLTKWDVCEFSPFFRKGVFENSSHGTG; translated from the exons ATGGCTTCGGTCCGGGTGGCTGTCCGGGTCAGACCCATGAACAGGCG gGAAAAGGATCTGACTGCCACATCCATTGTCAAGATGGAGGGAAACAAAACCTCCATCACCAACATGAAG AGCCTTGAGAGTATCACGGGCgagtccatgagagacagagTCAAAACCTTCACATACGACTTCTCCTACGATTCCTCGGACTGTAAGATCTCTGCCTTCGTCTCGCAGGAGAAG GTTTTCAAAGATTTGGGTTTGGATGTGCTGAAGGCGGCATTTGAGGGGTACAATGCCTGTGTGTTTGCCTATGGCCAGACCGGCTCTGGGAAGTCCTACACCATGATGGGTGTTCCG GGTGATGCTGGTCTTATTCCGAGGTTCTGCGAAGGTCTGTTCGGCCGAATTGCTGAGGCCACTCGATGGGACGCAGCTTCGTTTCGTACTGAAGTGAG TTACCTGGAGATCTACAATGAGAGGGTGAGGGATCTACTGAGGAGGAAATCCACACAGACATACAATCTTCGGGTTCGTGAACATCCCAAAGATGGACCGTATGTGGAAG ATTTGTCCAAACATCTGGTCCAGAACTACAGCGATGTGGAAGATCTGATGGAGGCAGGAAACATCAACCGCACTACAGCCAGCACTGGCATGAACGACGTCAGCAGCCGCTCACACGCCATCTTTACCATCAACTTCACACAG GCTAAGTTTGACGCCGAGATGCCGAGCGAGACAGTCAGTAAGATCCACCTGGTTGATCTGGCCGGCAGCGAGCGAGCCGACGCCACAGGAGCCACAGGCGTCCGCCTGAAGGAGGGCGGGAACATCAACAAGTCGCTGGTCACCCTGGGCAACGTCATCTCATCGCTGG CTGACATGTCATCAGATGGCGTCAACTCCAATCAGAAGAAGTCAGTGTTTGTTCCGTACAGAGACTCAGTGCTGACGTGGCTGCTGAAGGACAGTTTGGGGGGCAACTCCAAGACCATCATGATTGCCA CCATTTCCCCTGCTGACGTGAACTATGGTGAGACGCTCAGCACTCTTCGCTACGCCAATCGAGCCAAGAACATCATTAACAAGCCCACGATCAACGAGGACAGCAATGTCCGCTTAATCCGAGAGCTTCGGGCTGAAATCGCCAGGCTGAAGGCTCTGCTAGTTCAGGGCAACCAG attGCTCTTCTGGATTCACCCACGGCTCTGAGCATGGAAGAGAAACTGCACCAGAACGAAGCCAGA gttctggagctgacCAAAGAGTGGACTAACAAGTGGAATGAGACGCAGAACATCCTGAAG GAGGAGACGCTGGCTCTGAGGAAAGAGGGGATCGGCGTGGTGCTGGACTCAGAGCTGCCACACCTCATCGGAATCGATGATGACCTACTGAGCACCGGCATCATCCTGTATCACTTAAAG GAAGGACGGACGTATGTGGGCAGAGAGGACGCATCCACGGAACAGGACATTg TCCTGCACGGTCTGGATCTGGAGAGCGAACACTGCATGTTTGAGAACAAGAATGGGACGGTGACGCTGGCGCCCTTCAGCGGCGCTCAGTGTTCAGTCAACGGGGTTCTGGTGACCGAACCGTCACAGCTCAACCAAG GTGCCGTCATTTTACTGGGCAGAACCAACATGTTTCGCTTCAACCATCCCAAGGAAGCAGCAAAACTGCGGGAGAAACGGAAG AGCggtctcctgtcctccttcagcCTGTCCATGACCGACCTGTCCCAGTCCTGCGAGAACCTGTCCACAGTCATGCTCTACAACCCCGG CAAGCATCATGAGGACAGGAAACCAATCAGGACATGTCAGCCAGGTCACTCTTCAAAGATGTCCTCACGCATCTG TCTCTTCAGTGGGAAaggctccttcctcctcag gctggAGTTTGAGAGGCAGCAGCGtgaagagctggagaagctggagtTCAAAAG GAGGCTCATTAAGGAGATGGAGGCCAAACATCAGAGTGAAAAGGCAGATCTGGAGCGCCTCCAGCAGGAGGTTGAGAGTCAGCGAAAGGAGTctgagcaggtgcagcagcgTATCCTACGTCAGGAAGAGAGCCTCCGCCGCCGCAGTCAGGATATCGAGAGTCGCCTTCGAGACTTCCTGGCTGAGAAGGAGCGCTTTGAGAAAGAGCGCTGCCTGGAGATTCTGGGGCCTAGGCTCCAACAGCATCACTGGCAGCAAGAGGGGAAGGTGGACGAGGAGCAGCGGCGGTGGCAGGACGccacagagcagacagagaTCTACCGAGAGCTGGAGAGACTGAAGCGGGAACGCGAGGAGCAAAAGCTCCATCTGGAGGCTCAACACCGTCgtctggaggagcaggaacgaGAGCAGCTGAGCCTGGTGGGTCGACTAGAAGAGCAGCTGAGGGAGAAACACGAGGAGGCCTCCACGCTGCTCATCCGTGACAATGCCCACCGCCTAGAGGAGGAGCACCAGGCCCTGGCTGAGATAAGAGAGGCACTCCTCCGTGCCAAAGAAGCCGGAGAACGCCTTGGTCCACAGGATGGCAGTAAGTTGGCCAAAAGTGCCCAGGATCGATACTCCAACTTTAAGGAGGCGCAGGTGAAGGAGCTGGGTcagctggagatggagctgctgcagcagagggagcgCCTGGAGAAGGAGGCAGGCGTGGAGCGTAacacgctgctgctcctcaactGCAGTCTTAGAGAACGACAGCAGCAGGACCGCGAGGAGACACAGGGCGTGGCTGCTCtctgcctggaggagcagctgctcaaaCAGGCTGAGCACAAGCTGCAGTTCAAAGAGCGTCAGCTGAGCCGCATTGTGGGCCTCTTGCCTGCATTaacagaggagaagcagagagcCATGGAGACACTGGAGCGCAGTGGTGGCGTGGATAGTGGCAACCCGCCAGGCCTGAACAACACACTCTACCAGGTAGAGAAAGAGCTGGAAGAccaagaggagaagctgaagctccACCGGCACAgcgcccagcagctccagcagcttcaggagacCTATGAGTTTACAGCCAATGTGGCACGTCAAGAGGAgaaagtgaggaggaaggagaaggagatcCTGGAGTcaaaggagaagcagcagagagaggccATGGAACAGGCAGTGGCCCGGCTGGAGCGGAGGCACTCGGCCCTGAGACGCAGCATCTCCCTGGAGCCTGAAGATGAAGAGTTGagacagaggagctgcagaaaccTGAAGACAAGCACAGAGCTGgaccagcagag AGTGGAGCAGGAGATCCAGAAGCTAAAGCGTAGGATCAGTGAAGGTGAAGAGACCAGGAGCCATTCTGGTGGTTCCGATGAGAAAATTAGTCCAGTCCACCTCCACAGTCTCAGTCCACTGCTGCCCCCTCTGTCAGATGACAG CAGGATTAAGGCATACATCGAAGAGGAAGTCCAGCGGCGGCTGAGGAACATCAATCTTATGAATGGTTGCAGCAGCACCTTGGATCCATCTATGTCCTGTCAATCACTCGGG gaCGAGGAAAAATTACTAAACTTGAATCCAAGAAGACACAAATATGAG CACCTGATATCTCGTTCTCTGGGGACGAGCGCCACCCTTTGGGAGCCGGTCAGAATCAGCGTTCCTCGTTATTTCCTCCGCGGGCAGGGGAAGGATGAGCATTTTGAGTTTGAAGTGAAG ATCACAGTTCACAATGACACCTGGACAGTGTTCAGGCGCTACAGCCGCTTCAGAGAGATGCACAGGAGTCTGAAGCTGAAGTATCCTGAG CTGGCAGCTCTGGAATTTCCTCCAAAGAAACTGTTTGGAAACAGAGATGAACGGATGGTTGCGGAGCGCCGAAACCACCTGGAG CGGTACCTGAGGAACCTGTTCCAGGTGATGCTGTTATCCTCAGACTCGCCTCTCAGACCTgatggtggcctccagctcaccAAATGGGATGTGTGTGAGTTCTCGCCATTCTTTAGGAAGGGCGTGTTTGAGAACAGCAGCCACGGTACCGGCTGA
- the kif16ba gene encoding kinesin-like protein KIF16B isoform X4, with amino-acid sequence MASVRVAVRVRPMNRREKDLTATSIVKMEGNKTSITNMKSLESITGESMRDRVKTFTYDFSYDSSDCKISAFVSQEKVFKDLGLDVLKAAFEGYNACVFAYGQTGSGKSYTMMGVPGDAGLIPRFCEGLFGRIAEATRWDAASFRTEVSYLEIYNERVRDLLRRKSTQTYNLRVREHPKDGPYVEDLSKHLVQNYSDVEDLMEAGNINRTTASTGMNDVSSRSHAIFTINFTQAKFDAEMPSETVSKIHLVDLAGSERADATGATGVRLKEGGNINKSLVTLGNVISSLADMSSDGVNSNQKKSVFVPYRDSVLTWLLKDSLGGNSKTIMIATISPADVNYGETLSTLRYANRAKNIINKPTINEDSNVRLIRELRAEIARLKALLVQGNQIALLDSPTALSMEEKLHQNEARVLELTKEWTNKWNETQNILKEETLALRKEGIGVVLDSELPHLIGIDDDLLSTGIILYHLKEGRTYVGREDASTEQDIVLHGLDLESEHCMFENKNGTVTLAPFSGAQCSVNGVLVTEPSQLNQGAVILLGRTNMFRFNHPKEAAKLREKRKSGLLSSFSLSMTDLSQSCENLSTVMLYNPGLFSGKGSFLLRLEFERQQREELEKLEFKRRLIKEMEAKHQSEKADLERLQQEVESQRKESEQVQQRILRQEESLRRRSQDIESRLRDFLAEKERFEKERCLEILGPRLQQHHWQQEGKVDEEQRRWQDATEQTEIYRELERLKREREEQKLHLEAQHRRLEEQEREQLSLVGRLEEQLREKHEEASTLLIRDNAHRLEEEHQALAEIREALLRAKEAGERLGPQDGSKLAKSAQDRYSNFKEAQVKELGQLEMELLQQRERLEKEAGVERNTLLLLNCSLRERQQQDREETQGVAALCLEEQLLKQAEHKLQFKERQLSRIVGLLPALTEEKQRAMETLERSGGVDSGNPPGLNNTLYQVEKELEDQEEKLKLHRHSAQQLQQLQETYEFTANVARQEEKVRRKEKEILESKEKQQREAMEQAVARLERRHSALRRSISLEPEDEELRQRSCRNLKTSTELDQQRVEQEIQKLKRRISEGEETRSHSGGSDEKISPVHLHSLSPLLPPLSDDRIKAYIEEEVQRRLRNINLMNGCSSTLDPSMSCQSLGDEEKLLNLNPRRHKYEHLISRSLGTSATLWEPVRISVPRYFLRGQGKDEHFEFEVKITVHNDTWTVFRRYSRFREMHRSLKLKYPELAALEFPPKKLFGNRDERMVAERRNHLERYLRNLFQVMLLSSDSPLRPDGGLQLTKWDVCEFSPFFRKGVFENSSHGTG; translated from the exons ATGGCTTCGGTCCGGGTGGCTGTCCGGGTCAGACCCATGAACAGGCG gGAAAAGGATCTGACTGCCACATCCATTGTCAAGATGGAGGGAAACAAAACCTCCATCACCAACATGAAG AGCCTTGAGAGTATCACGGGCgagtccatgagagacagagTCAAAACCTTCACATACGACTTCTCCTACGATTCCTCGGACTGTAAGATCTCTGCCTTCGTCTCGCAGGAGAAG GTTTTCAAAGATTTGGGTTTGGATGTGCTGAAGGCGGCATTTGAGGGGTACAATGCCTGTGTGTTTGCCTATGGCCAGACCGGCTCTGGGAAGTCCTACACCATGATGGGTGTTCCG GGTGATGCTGGTCTTATTCCGAGGTTCTGCGAAGGTCTGTTCGGCCGAATTGCTGAGGCCACTCGATGGGACGCAGCTTCGTTTCGTACTGAAGTGAG TTACCTGGAGATCTACAATGAGAGGGTGAGGGATCTACTGAGGAGGAAATCCACACAGACATACAATCTTCGGGTTCGTGAACATCCCAAAGATGGACCGTATGTGGAAG ATTTGTCCAAACATCTGGTCCAGAACTACAGCGATGTGGAAGATCTGATGGAGGCAGGAAACATCAACCGCACTACAGCCAGCACTGGCATGAACGACGTCAGCAGCCGCTCACACGCCATCTTTACCATCAACTTCACACAG GCTAAGTTTGACGCCGAGATGCCGAGCGAGACAGTCAGTAAGATCCACCTGGTTGATCTGGCCGGCAGCGAGCGAGCCGACGCCACAGGAGCCACAGGCGTCCGCCTGAAGGAGGGCGGGAACATCAACAAGTCGCTGGTCACCCTGGGCAACGTCATCTCATCGCTGG CTGACATGTCATCAGATGGCGTCAACTCCAATCAGAAGAAGTCAGTGTTTGTTCCGTACAGAGACTCAGTGCTGACGTGGCTGCTGAAGGACAGTTTGGGGGGCAACTCCAAGACCATCATGATTGCCA CCATTTCCCCTGCTGACGTGAACTATGGTGAGACGCTCAGCACTCTTCGCTACGCCAATCGAGCCAAGAACATCATTAACAAGCCCACGATCAACGAGGACAGCAATGTCCGCTTAATCCGAGAGCTTCGGGCTGAAATCGCCAGGCTGAAGGCTCTGCTAGTTCAGGGCAACCAG attGCTCTTCTGGATTCACCCACGGCTCTGAGCATGGAAGAGAAACTGCACCAGAACGAAGCCAGA gttctggagctgacCAAAGAGTGGACTAACAAGTGGAATGAGACGCAGAACATCCTGAAG GAGGAGACGCTGGCTCTGAGGAAAGAGGGGATCGGCGTGGTGCTGGACTCAGAGCTGCCACACCTCATCGGAATCGATGATGACCTACTGAGCACCGGCATCATCCTGTATCACTTAAAG GAAGGACGGACGTATGTGGGCAGAGAGGACGCATCCACGGAACAGGACATTg TCCTGCACGGTCTGGATCTGGAGAGCGAACACTGCATGTTTGAGAACAAGAATGGGACGGTGACGCTGGCGCCCTTCAGCGGCGCTCAGTGTTCAGTCAACGGGGTTCTGGTGACCGAACCGTCACAGCTCAACCAAG GTGCCGTCATTTTACTGGGCAGAACCAACATGTTTCGCTTCAACCATCCCAAGGAAGCAGCAAAACTGCGGGAGAAACGGAAG AGCggtctcctgtcctccttcagcCTGTCCATGACCGACCTGTCCCAGTCCTGCGAGAACCTGTCCACAGTCATGCTCTACAACCCCGG TCTCTTCAGTGGGAAaggctccttcctcctcag gctggAGTTTGAGAGGCAGCAGCGtgaagagctggagaagctggagtTCAAAAG GAGGCTCATTAAGGAGATGGAGGCCAAACATCAGAGTGAAAAGGCAGATCTGGAGCGCCTCCAGCAGGAGGTTGAGAGTCAGCGAAAGGAGTctgagcaggtgcagcagcgTATCCTACGTCAGGAAGAGAGCCTCCGCCGCCGCAGTCAGGATATCGAGAGTCGCCTTCGAGACTTCCTGGCTGAGAAGGAGCGCTTTGAGAAAGAGCGCTGCCTGGAGATTCTGGGGCCTAGGCTCCAACAGCATCACTGGCAGCAAGAGGGGAAGGTGGACGAGGAGCAGCGGCGGTGGCAGGACGccacagagcagacagagaTCTACCGAGAGCTGGAGAGACTGAAGCGGGAACGCGAGGAGCAAAAGCTCCATCTGGAGGCTCAACACCGTCgtctggaggagcaggaacgaGAGCAGCTGAGCCTGGTGGGTCGACTAGAAGAGCAGCTGAGGGAGAAACACGAGGAGGCCTCCACGCTGCTCATCCGTGACAATGCCCACCGCCTAGAGGAGGAGCACCAGGCCCTGGCTGAGATAAGAGAGGCACTCCTCCGTGCCAAAGAAGCCGGAGAACGCCTTGGTCCACAGGATGGCAGTAAGTTGGCCAAAAGTGCCCAGGATCGATACTCCAACTTTAAGGAGGCGCAGGTGAAGGAGCTGGGTcagctggagatggagctgctgcagcagagggagcgCCTGGAGAAGGAGGCAGGCGTGGAGCGTAacacgctgctgctcctcaactGCAGTCTTAGAGAACGACAGCAGCAGGACCGCGAGGAGACACAGGGCGTGGCTGCTCtctgcctggaggagcagctgctcaaaCAGGCTGAGCACAAGCTGCAGTTCAAAGAGCGTCAGCTGAGCCGCATTGTGGGCCTCTTGCCTGCATTaacagaggagaagcagagagcCATGGAGACACTGGAGCGCAGTGGTGGCGTGGATAGTGGCAACCCGCCAGGCCTGAACAACACACTCTACCAGGTAGAGAAAGAGCTGGAAGAccaagaggagaagctgaagctccACCGGCACAgcgcccagcagctccagcagcttcaggagacCTATGAGTTTACAGCCAATGTGGCACGTCAAGAGGAgaaagtgaggaggaaggagaaggagatcCTGGAGTcaaaggagaagcagcagagagaggccATGGAACAGGCAGTGGCCCGGCTGGAGCGGAGGCACTCGGCCCTGAGACGCAGCATCTCCCTGGAGCCTGAAGATGAAGAGTTGagacagaggagctgcagaaaccTGAAGACAAGCACAGAGCTGgaccagcagag AGTGGAGCAGGAGATCCAGAAGCTAAAGCGTAGGATCAGTGAAGGTGAAGAGACCAGGAGCCATTCTGGTGGTTCCGATGAGAAAATTAGTCCAGTCCACCTCCACAGTCTCAGTCCACTGCTGCCCCCTCTGTCAGATGACAG GATTAAGGCATACATCGAAGAGGAAGTCCAGCGGCGGCTGAGGAACATCAATCTTATGAATGGTTGCAGCAGCACCTTGGATCCATCTATGTCCTGTCAATCACTCGGG gaCGAGGAAAAATTACTAAACTTGAATCCAAGAAGACACAAATATGAG CACCTGATATCTCGTTCTCTGGGGACGAGCGCCACCCTTTGGGAGCCGGTCAGAATCAGCGTTCCTCGTTATTTCCTCCGCGGGCAGGGGAAGGATGAGCATTTTGAGTTTGAAGTGAAG ATCACAGTTCACAATGACACCTGGACAGTGTTCAGGCGCTACAGCCGCTTCAGAGAGATGCACAGGAGTCTGAAGCTGAAGTATCCTGAG CTGGCAGCTCTGGAATTTCCTCCAAAGAAACTGTTTGGAAACAGAGATGAACGGATGGTTGCGGAGCGCCGAAACCACCTGGAG CGGTACCTGAGGAACCTGTTCCAGGTGATGCTGTTATCCTCAGACTCGCCTCTCAGACCTgatggtggcctccagctcaccAAATGGGATGTGTGTGAGTTCTCGCCATTCTTTAGGAAGGGCGTGTTTGAGAACAGCAGCCACGGTACCGGCTGA